The following proteins come from a genomic window of Malus sylvestris chromosome 4, drMalSylv7.2, whole genome shotgun sequence:
- the LOC126618884 gene encoding DNA topoisomerase 3-beta isoform X1, giving the protein MASNKVFMVAEKPSIALSIASVLSHGQMSTRRGSTEVHEFEGKFLGVHVHFKVTSVIGHVFSVDFPEKYQNWTLTDPLDLFQAPVLKTEANPKAHIRRHLSQEARGYGNLVLWLDCDREGENICFEVIECIGHSNETRRKIYRARFSSVTEKDILKAMDNLVEPNKDEALSVDARQEIDLKVGVAFTRFQTHFFQGKYGNLDARVISYGPCQTPTLGFCVQRYLQINTFKPEKFWVVRPYIIQKGYELQLEWERNKLFDFDVAVMFQKLVMEDGMLVVTEIVEKQESKSRPSGLNTVNLLKVASSALGFGPQMAMQVAERLYTQGFISYPRTESTAYPSSFDFRGTLGAQVNNPTWGDYVQRLLADGYQKPRSGTDVGDHPPVTPLRSATEDMLGNDAWRLYEYICKHFIGTVSPDCKYVRTKVDFSIGGESFHCVGQRVLVKGFTSIMPWLAINEKNLPQFTKGEKLEVSTVDLHEGLTSPPDYLSESELISLMEKNGIGTDASISVHINNICERNYVQVQAGRKLVPTALGITLIRGYQCIDPDLCLPDIRSFIEQQITLVAKGQADHFRVVQHVLQQFMQKYSYFVKQIENMDALFEAQFSPLADSGRVLSKCGKCLRYMKHISSQPSRLYCNTCEEVYYLPQKGSIKLYKEITCPLDNFELLICSMPGPDGKSFSLCPYCYNSPPFEGIDTLFGAVKSGPSGKLGKGAGMPCFLCPHPTCRHSLIAQGVCACPDCSGTLVLDPVSAPKRRLCCNMCNFLVFLPQGAHQISTTRERCPECDSTILEVDFNKKTTPLENGETLYTGCILCDELLHSLVEMKYGKSFFGSRGRGRGRRGGHRGRGRGTGKKVDPRMSFRDF; this is encoded by the exons ATGGCTTCCAACAAAGTTTTCATG GTCGCCGAGAAGCCGAGCATAGCTCTTTCCATAGCCTCCGTTCTCTCCCATGGCCAG ATGTCTACAAGAAGGGGTAGTACGGAAGTCCATGAATTTGAAGGAAAGTTTCTTGGAGTGCATGTGCATTTTAAAGTGACATCAGTTATTGGTCATGTGTTCAG TGTAGATTTTCcagaaaaatatcaaaattggaCATTGACTGATCCTCTGGATCTTTTTCAAGCTCCAGTTCTCAAGACAGAAGCAAATCCAAAG GCTCACATTCGCAGGCATTTAAGCCAAGAAGCTCGCGGTTATGGTAACTTGGTTTTGTGGTTGGACTGTGATCGTGAAGGGGAAAACATTTGCTTTGAAG TTATCGAGTGTATTGGCCATTCAAATGAGACTAGAAGAAAGATCTATCGTGCTCGGTTTTCCTCTGTTACTGAGAAAGATATTTTGAAGGCCATGGACAACCTTGTTGAACCTAATAAAGACGAGGCATTGTCAGTAGATGCTCGGCAAGAGATAGATTTGAAAGTTGGAGTTGCATTTACACGATTTCAAACACACTTTTTCCAGGGGAAATACGGAAATCTTGATGCCAGAGTTATCTC CTATGGCCCTTGCCAAACTCCGACCCTTGGATTTTGCGTACAGCGGTATTTGCagataaatacatttaaaccaGAAAAGTTCTGGGTCGTACGTCCATACATAATACAGAAGGGCTACGAACTTCAGCTAGAATGGGAACGTAACAAGTTGTTTGACTTCGAC GTTGCTGTAATGTTTCAAAAATTAGTAATGGAAGATGGAATGCTAGTAGTGACTGAAATAGTAGAAAAGCAGGAAAGCAAAAGTCGTCCATCTGGGCTTAATACGGTCAATCTTCTGAAG GTTGCCTCAAGTGCACTAGGCTTTGGACCACAAATGGCTATGCAAGTTGCTGAACGCTTGTATACTCAAGGTTTCATCAG CTATCCGCGTACCGAGAGCACAGCTTATCCATCTTCTTTTGACTTTAGAGGCACACTTGGTGCACAAGTAAATAACCCAACATGGGGTGATTATGTACAGAGGCTGCTTGCTGATGGTTATCAGAAGCCACGATCAGGGACAGATGTAGGTGACCATCCTCCTGTCACTCCGTTGAGGTCTGCAACTGAGGACATGCTTGGAAATGATGCTTGGAGACTATATGAGTACATTTGTAAACACTTCATTGGGACTGTATCTCCTGACTGCAAATATGTAAG AACAAAGGTAGATTTTTCTATTGGTGGAGAATCCTTCCATTGTGTCGGGCAACGAGTTTTGGTGAAAGGATTTACTTCTATCATGCCATGGTTGGCAATAAATGAGAAAAATCTTCCTCAGTTTACAAAAGGGGAGAAATTAGAAGTTTCAACAGTGGACCTTCATGAG GGGTTGACTTCACCTCCAGATTATCTTAGCGAGAGTGAGCTAATTTCCCTTATGGAGAAAAATGGAATTGGCACGGATGCTTCAATATCTGTTCATATTAACAATATATGCGAGCGCAATTATGTGCAG GTACAAGCTGGCAGGAAGTTGGTTCCGACTGCCTTGGGTATTACTCTAATAAGAGGCTATCAATGCATTGATCCAGATCTCTGTTTGCCAGATATTCGCAGTTTCATTGAGCAACAGATTACTCTTGTTGCTAAGGGTCAAGCAGATCATTTTCGTGTTGTGCAGCATGTCCTGCAACAATTCATGCAAAAATACAGTTATTTTGTCAAGCAG ATTGAAAACATGGATGCATTATTTGAAGCACAATTCTCTCCCCTTGCTGACTCAGGACGAGTTCTCAGTAAATGTGGAAAATGTCTACGGTACATGAAGCATATTTCCAGCCAACCTTCGCGGTTGTATTGTAATACATGCGAGGAGGTTTATTATCTTCCTCAAAAGGGTAGCATAAAG CTCTACAAGGAAATTACTTGTCCTCTGGACAACTTTGAGCTATTAATCTGCTCCATGCCCGGTCCAGATGGCAAGTCATTCTCTCTCTGCCCATACTGCTACAATAGTCCTCCATTTGAAGGTATCGACACGCTCTTTGGTGCTGTAAAATCAGGCCCGTCTGGCAAGCTGGGAAAGGGAGCCGGCATGCCATGCTTCCTCTGCCCGCACCCCACATGTCGGCATTCTTTGATAGCCCAAGGAGTCTGTGCTTGCCCGGACTGTAGTGGAACACTTGTTCTAGACCCTGTGAGTGCTCCCAAGCGGCGGCTCTGCTGCAACATGTGCAATTTCCTTGTCTTCCTACCCCAAGGTGCTCACCAAATTTCCACTACTCGAGAGCGGTGTCCAGAGTGCGACTCCACAATCTTAGAAGTGGATTTCAATAAAAAGACGACACCCTTGGAGAACGGAGAGACCTTGTACACTGGTTGCATTCTTTGTGATGAATTGCTCCATTCACTAGTGGAGATGAAATATGGCAAATCGTTTTTCGGATCAAGAGGAAGGGGCAGAGGAAGGAGAGGTGGACATAGGGGAAGAGGGCGAGGTACGGGTAAGAAGGTGGATCCCAGAATGAGCTTCCGGGATTTCTGA
- the LOC126618883 gene encoding coatomer subunit beta-1, which produces MEKSCSLLVHFDKGTPAIANEIKESLEGNDVDAKIDAMKKAIMLLLNGETLPQLFITIVRYVLPSEDHTVQKLLLLYLEIIDKTDQKGRVLPEMILICQNLRNNLQHPNEYIRGVTLRFLCRLNEPEIIEPLIPSVLQNLEHRHPYIRRNAILAVMSIYKLPNGEQLLVDAPEMIEKILSTEQDQSAKRNAFLMLFTCAQERAINYLLTNVDRVSEWGELLQMVVLELIRKVCRTNRGEKGRYIKIIISLLNAPSTAVVYECAGTLVSLSYAPTAIRAAANTYCQLLLSQSDNNVKLIVLDRLTELKSSHREVVADMFMDVLRALSSPNLDIRRKTLDIVLDLVTHKNINEVVLTLKKEVVKTQNGELEKNGEYRQMLIQAIHSCAIKFPEVASTVVHLLMDFLGDSNVASAVDVVIFVREIIETNPKLRVSIITRLLDTFYQIRASRVCSCALWIIGEYCMSLSEVESGIATIKQCLGELPFFSVSEEESNDSSKKVQQVNSMTVSSKRPAILADGTYATQSAASETAFSPPTLVQGSLAFGNLRSLLLTGDFFLGAVVACTLTKLVLRLEEVQPSKVEVNKASSQALLILVSMLQLGHSPVLPHPIDSDSYDRIVLCIRLLCNTGDEIRKIWLKSCHQSFVDMLSEKQLRETEEIKAKAQISHAQPDDLIDFYHLKSRKGMSQLELEDEVQDDLKRATGQFVKDGDDANKLNRIIQLTGFSDPVYAEAYVTVHHYDIVLDVTVINRTKETLQNLCLELATMGDLKLVERPQNYTLAPESSKQIKANIKVSSTETGVIFGNIVYETSNVHERTVVVLNDIHIDIMDYISPAVCSDGAFRTMWAEFEWENKVAVNTVIQHEKEFLDHIMKSTNMKCLTAPSALDGECGFLAANLYAKSVFGEDALVNVSIEKQTDGKLSGYIRIRSKTQGIALSLGDKITLKQKGAS; this is translated from the exons ATGGAGAAATCTTGTAGTCTGCTCGTTCACTTTGATAAAGGGACACCTGCAATTGCAAATGAAATCAAGGAATCTCTTGAGGGCAATGATGTGGATGCAAAGATAGATGCAATGAAAAAGGCAATCATGCTTTTGTTGAATGGTGAAACATTACCTCAACTTTTTATTACAATCGTTAGATATGTTTTGCCTTCTGAGGACCACACTGTCCAGAAGTTGTTGCTCCTATATTTGGAGATAATCGATAAAACTGATCAAAAGGGTAGAGTTTTGCCTGAAATGATTTTAATATGCCAAAATTTGAGGAACAACCTACAGCACCCCAATGAGTATATTCGTGGTGTAACTTTGAGGTTTCTTTGCCGGTTGAATGAGCCTGAAATAATTGAGCCATTAATCCCTTCTGTTTTGCAAAATTTGGAGCATCGGCATCCTTATATTAGAAGAAATGCTATATTAGCTGTGATGTCCATATATAAGCTACCAAACGGAGAGCAACTCTTGGTTGATGCACCTGAAATGATTGAGAAGATTCTTTCTACAGAGCAGGATCAATCTGCTAAGCGGAATGCATTTCTCATGCTCTTTACTTGTGCCCAGGAACGTGCAATTAATTACCTTTTGACCAATGTTGATAGGGTGTCTGAATGGGGTGAATTGTTGCAAATGGTTGTGTTAGAGCTGATACGAAAAGTGTGTAGAACAAACCGTGGGGAGAAGGGGAGGTACATTAAGATCATTATATCTTTGCTGAATGCGCCTTCAACTGCAGTTGTATATGAGTGTGCTGGAACACTTGTTTCCTTGTCGTATGCTCCTACTGCTATTAGAGCTGCTGCCAATACCTACTGTCAGCTGCTTCTTTCTCAGAGTGACAACAATGTGAAGCTTATTGTTCTTGATCGACTGACTGAGCTAAAGTCTTCTCATAGGGAAGTTGTGGCTGATATGTTCATGGACGTGCTTAGGGCACTTTCTAGTCCAAATCTTGACATCAGGAGGAAGACCCTAGACATTGTTCTCGACTTGGTTACGCACAAGAACATCAATGAGGTTGTTCTTACTTTGAAAAAGGAAGTTGTTAAGACTCAGAATGGAGAGCTAGAAAAGAATGGTGAATACAGGCAGATGCTTATTCAAGCCATTCATTCTTGTGCAATAAAGTTCCCAGAAGTTGCGAGCACAGTGGTACATCTGTTGATGGATTTCTTGGGAGACAGCAATGTTGCTTCTGCTGTTGATGTGGTGATTTTTGTCCGAGAGATAATAGAAACCAACCCTAAGCTAAGGGTGTCTATAATAACAAGGCTATTGGACACGTTTTACCAAATCCGAGCATCACGGGTTTGTTCTTGTGCCCTTTGGATTATTGGAGAATATTGCATGTCACTTTCTGAAGTTGAGAGCGGAATTGCAACAATTAAACAGTGCCTAGGAGAATTGCCCTTTTTCTCAGTTTCAGAAGAAGAAAGTAATGATTCTTCAAAAAAGGTTCAGCAAGTAAACTCCATGACTGTGTCTTCTAAAAGACCAGCTATTCTTGCTGATGGAACTTATGCCACGCAGAGTGCTGCATCTGAAACTGCTTTCTCTCCTCCTACCCTTGTTCAAGGATCCTTGGCATTTGGGAACTTGAGATCCCTGCTTCTCACTGGTGACTTTTTCCTGGGAGCAGTTGTTGCATGCACTCTGACCAAGCTTGTTCTGAGATTGGAAGAGGTCCAGCCATCAAAAGTTGAAGTGAATAAAGCATCTTCACAAGCACTGTTGATCCTTGTCTCTATGCTGCAATTAGGACACTCTCCAGTTCTTCCACATCCAATTGACAGCGATTCTTATGATAGGATTGTCCTCTGCATAAGATTGCTATGCAATACTGGTGATGAGATTAGAAAAATATGGTTGAAATCTTGCCATCAAAGTTTTGTTGACATGCTTTCAGAAAAACAATTAAGGGAGACAGAGGAGATAAAAGCAAAGGCTCAGATTTCTCATGCACAACCGGACGACCTTATTGACTTTTACCATTTAAAGAGCAGGAAG GGTATGAGCCAACTAGAACTGGAAGATGAGGTTCAAGATGATTTAAAACGTGCTACAGGACAGTTTGTCAAAGATGGGGATGATGCAAACAAGCTTAACCGAATCATCCAACTCACTGGATTTAGCGACCCAGTGTATGCCGAAGCATATGTGACTGTccatcattatgatattgtccTTGATGTCACAGTTATTAATCGTACCAAAGAGACCTTACAGAACTTGTGCTTAGAGTTGGCAACCATGGGTGATCTTAAGCTTGTTGAGCGGCCACAGAATTATACTCTAGCTCCTGAATCTAGTAAGCAAATAAAGGCTAATATCAAGGTGTCGTCAACTGAGACTGGAGTCATATTTGGAAACATTGTTTATGAGACCTCGAATGTGCATGAGCGTACAGTTGTCGTCCTCAATGACATTCATATCGACATAATGGACTACATCTCTCCTGCTGTTTGTAGTGATGGAGCTTTCAGGACCATGTGGGCAGAGTTTGAGTGGGAGAACAAG GTTGCTGTCAACACTGTAATTCAACATGAGAAGGAATTTCTTGACCATATCATGAAATCAACCAACATGAAGTGCCTCACTGCACC GTCGGCACTGGATGGTGAGTGTGGATTCCTGGCTGCCAACTTGTATGCGAAGAGTGTGTTTGGAGAGGACGCCTTGGTGAATGTTAGCATTGAAAAGCAAACAGATGGAAAGCTTAGCGGCTATATCCGGATAAGGAGCAAGACCCAAGGAATTGCTCTCAGTTTGGGCGACAAGATTACTCTCAAGCAGAAGGGAGCTAGTTAA
- the LOC126618884 gene encoding DNA topoisomerase 3-beta isoform X2 translates to MCSDFPEKYQNWTLTDPLDLFQAPVLKTEANPKAHIRRHLSQEARGYGNLVLWLDCDREGENICFEVIECIGHSNETRRKIYRARFSSVTEKDILKAMDNLVEPNKDEALSVDARQEIDLKVGVAFTRFQTHFFQGKYGNLDARVISYGPCQTPTLGFCVQRYLQINTFKPEKFWVVRPYIIQKGYELQLEWERNKLFDFDVAVMFQKLVMEDGMLVVTEIVEKQESKSRPSGLNTVNLLKVASSALGFGPQMAMQVAERLYTQGFISYPRTESTAYPSSFDFRGTLGAQVNNPTWGDYVQRLLADGYQKPRSGTDVGDHPPVTPLRSATEDMLGNDAWRLYEYICKHFIGTVSPDCKYVRTKVDFSIGGESFHCVGQRVLVKGFTSIMPWLAINEKNLPQFTKGEKLEVSTVDLHEGLTSPPDYLSESELISLMEKNGIGTDASISVHINNICERNYVQVQAGRKLVPTALGITLIRGYQCIDPDLCLPDIRSFIEQQITLVAKGQADHFRVVQHVLQQFMQKYSYFVKQIENMDALFEAQFSPLADSGRVLSKCGKCLRYMKHISSQPSRLYCNTCEEVYYLPQKGSIKLYKEITCPLDNFELLICSMPGPDGKSFSLCPYCYNSPPFEGIDTLFGAVKSGPSGKLGKGAGMPCFLCPHPTCRHSLIAQGVCACPDCSGTLVLDPVSAPKRRLCCNMCNFLVFLPQGAHQISTTRERCPECDSTILEVDFNKKTTPLENGETLYTGCILCDELLHSLVEMKYGKSFFGSRGRGRGRRGGHRGRGRGTGKKVDPRMSFRDF, encoded by the exons ATGTGTTCAG ATTTTCcagaaaaatatcaaaattggaCATTGACTGATCCTCTGGATCTTTTTCAAGCTCCAGTTCTCAAGACAGAAGCAAATCCAAAG GCTCACATTCGCAGGCATTTAAGCCAAGAAGCTCGCGGTTATGGTAACTTGGTTTTGTGGTTGGACTGTGATCGTGAAGGGGAAAACATTTGCTTTGAAG TTATCGAGTGTATTGGCCATTCAAATGAGACTAGAAGAAAGATCTATCGTGCTCGGTTTTCCTCTGTTACTGAGAAAGATATTTTGAAGGCCATGGACAACCTTGTTGAACCTAATAAAGACGAGGCATTGTCAGTAGATGCTCGGCAAGAGATAGATTTGAAAGTTGGAGTTGCATTTACACGATTTCAAACACACTTTTTCCAGGGGAAATACGGAAATCTTGATGCCAGAGTTATCTC CTATGGCCCTTGCCAAACTCCGACCCTTGGATTTTGCGTACAGCGGTATTTGCagataaatacatttaaaccaGAAAAGTTCTGGGTCGTACGTCCATACATAATACAGAAGGGCTACGAACTTCAGCTAGAATGGGAACGTAACAAGTTGTTTGACTTCGAC GTTGCTGTAATGTTTCAAAAATTAGTAATGGAAGATGGAATGCTAGTAGTGACTGAAATAGTAGAAAAGCAGGAAAGCAAAAGTCGTCCATCTGGGCTTAATACGGTCAATCTTCTGAAG GTTGCCTCAAGTGCACTAGGCTTTGGACCACAAATGGCTATGCAAGTTGCTGAACGCTTGTATACTCAAGGTTTCATCAG CTATCCGCGTACCGAGAGCACAGCTTATCCATCTTCTTTTGACTTTAGAGGCACACTTGGTGCACAAGTAAATAACCCAACATGGGGTGATTATGTACAGAGGCTGCTTGCTGATGGTTATCAGAAGCCACGATCAGGGACAGATGTAGGTGACCATCCTCCTGTCACTCCGTTGAGGTCTGCAACTGAGGACATGCTTGGAAATGATGCTTGGAGACTATATGAGTACATTTGTAAACACTTCATTGGGACTGTATCTCCTGACTGCAAATATGTAAG AACAAAGGTAGATTTTTCTATTGGTGGAGAATCCTTCCATTGTGTCGGGCAACGAGTTTTGGTGAAAGGATTTACTTCTATCATGCCATGGTTGGCAATAAATGAGAAAAATCTTCCTCAGTTTACAAAAGGGGAGAAATTAGAAGTTTCAACAGTGGACCTTCATGAG GGGTTGACTTCACCTCCAGATTATCTTAGCGAGAGTGAGCTAATTTCCCTTATGGAGAAAAATGGAATTGGCACGGATGCTTCAATATCTGTTCATATTAACAATATATGCGAGCGCAATTATGTGCAG GTACAAGCTGGCAGGAAGTTGGTTCCGACTGCCTTGGGTATTACTCTAATAAGAGGCTATCAATGCATTGATCCAGATCTCTGTTTGCCAGATATTCGCAGTTTCATTGAGCAACAGATTACTCTTGTTGCTAAGGGTCAAGCAGATCATTTTCGTGTTGTGCAGCATGTCCTGCAACAATTCATGCAAAAATACAGTTATTTTGTCAAGCAG ATTGAAAACATGGATGCATTATTTGAAGCACAATTCTCTCCCCTTGCTGACTCAGGACGAGTTCTCAGTAAATGTGGAAAATGTCTACGGTACATGAAGCATATTTCCAGCCAACCTTCGCGGTTGTATTGTAATACATGCGAGGAGGTTTATTATCTTCCTCAAAAGGGTAGCATAAAG CTCTACAAGGAAATTACTTGTCCTCTGGACAACTTTGAGCTATTAATCTGCTCCATGCCCGGTCCAGATGGCAAGTCATTCTCTCTCTGCCCATACTGCTACAATAGTCCTCCATTTGAAGGTATCGACACGCTCTTTGGTGCTGTAAAATCAGGCCCGTCTGGCAAGCTGGGAAAGGGAGCCGGCATGCCATGCTTCCTCTGCCCGCACCCCACATGTCGGCATTCTTTGATAGCCCAAGGAGTCTGTGCTTGCCCGGACTGTAGTGGAACACTTGTTCTAGACCCTGTGAGTGCTCCCAAGCGGCGGCTCTGCTGCAACATGTGCAATTTCCTTGTCTTCCTACCCCAAGGTGCTCACCAAATTTCCACTACTCGAGAGCGGTGTCCAGAGTGCGACTCCACAATCTTAGAAGTGGATTTCAATAAAAAGACGACACCCTTGGAGAACGGAGAGACCTTGTACACTGGTTGCATTCTTTGTGATGAATTGCTCCATTCACTAGTGGAGATGAAATATGGCAAATCGTTTTTCGGATCAAGAGGAAGGGGCAGAGGAAGGAGAGGTGGACATAGGGGAAGAGGGCGAGGTACGGGTAAGAAGGTGGATCCCAGAATGAGCTTCCGGGATTTCTGA